Proteins encoded in a region of the Aquila chrysaetos chrysaetos chromosome 25, bAquChr1.4, whole genome shotgun sequence genome:
- the FBXL18 gene encoding F-box/LRR-repeat protein 18 isoform X2, protein MFRCGEEIVSGENEEESNGVNLMEFSDEILLHILSYVPCTDLVLNVRRTCRKLATLCLDKSLTHTVTLQKDYKVNKDKVKQLMRDIGKEIYQLNMAGCYWLPSSTIDHVTRCKNLVKLNLSGCHVTSLRLSKMLSTLQHLRSLAIDVNPGFDASQLSSECKATLSRVLELKQTLYTPSYGVVPCCTSLEKLLLYFEILDRSREGFMLSGQLMVGESNVPHYQNLRVFYARLAPGYVNQEVVRLYLAVLSDRTPENLHAFLISAPGSFAETGATKNLLDSMARNVRLDALQLPKAWINGSGLLQHLKFNNPFYFSFSRCTLSGGHLIQRVINGGKDLKSLTSLNLSGCVHCLAPESLFRKAEDDIDSSILESLVVSCCNLRHLNLSAAHHHSSESIGNHLCQLLSRLKHLLSLALPVCSITDVAANVEKPPTASNLVPQTFGRKVRIGIQTYPRNLADQANQKIESSVFWALMGSLRFLETLEIIGSSFSSAMPRNEPAIRNSLPPCVRAQSVGDSEVAAISQLTYLQSLTLAQLPNILTGSGLINIGLQCQHLRTLSLANLGMMGKMVYMSALMDMLKHCKCLRDLRLEQPYFCAGAQFFQALSHCSSLQRLCIVSRSGTLQSDAVMSFMANCLEVIMCHMFMGESLTVCKNLQQSIVRRYCLLSPGFSSAQQRLV, encoded by the exons ATGTTCCGCTGTGGAGAG GAGATCGTAAGTGGGGAGAACGAGGAGGAAAGTAATGGTGTCAACTTGATGGAGTTCTCAGATGAGATCCTTTTGCACATCCTCAGCTATGTCCCTTGCACAGACCTTGTCCTGAATGTCAGGAGAACCTGCAGGAAACTCGCAACGCTTTGCCTTGACAAAAGTCTAACCCATACAGTTACACTTCAGAAAGACTATAAG GTAAACAAAGACAAAGTGAAGCAACTGATGAGGGATATCGGAAAAGAGATTTACCAGCTGAACATGGCTGGTTGCTATTGGCTGCCCAGCTCCACTATTGATCATGTAACACGGTGCAAGAACCTGGTAAAACTGAACTTGTCTGGGTGCCACGTCACCTCTCTCCGTCTCTCAAAGATGCTGTCCACGCTCCAGCACCTGCGCTCCCTGGCGATAGATGTAAATCCGGGTTTCGATGCCAGTCAGCTAAGCAGTGAGTGTAAAGCCACTCTTAGCCGTGTCTTGGAATTGAAGCAAACTCTTTACACGCCATCATATGGTGTCGTTCCGTGCTGCACTAGCCTTGAgaaactgctgctttattttgagATCCTTGATCGCTCACGAGAAGGTTTTATGCTCTCTGGGCAGCTAATGGTAGGTGAGAGCAATGTGCCCCATTACCAGAACCTCCGCGTCTTCTATGCCAGGCTGGCTCCTGGCTACGTTAATCAGGAGGTGGTGAGGCTGTACTTGGCGGTGCTAAGTGATCGGACACCTGAGAACCTTCACGCCTTCCTTATTTCTGCCCCCGGTAGCTTTGCGGAGACGGGAGCCACTAAAAACCTCCTGGACTCTATGGCTCGAAATGTACGTCTGGATGCTTTACAATTGCCCAAAGCCTGGATTAATGGCTCTGGGCTCCTGCAACACTTGAAGTTCAACAACCCTTTCTACTTCAGCTTTAGCCGATGCACCTTATCTGGTGGTCACCTGATCCAGAGGGTTATTAATGGTGGGAAGGATCTTAAAAGCTTGACCAGTTTGAATCTCAGTGGCTGCGTTCACTGTCTGGCTCCGGAGTCCTTGTTTCGAAAAGCGGAAGATGACATTGACAGTAGCATTCTGGAAAGCCTGGTAGTGTCTTGCTGCAACCTGAGACACCTGAACCTCTCTGCAGCTCACCATCACAGCTCAGAAAGCATAGGGAATCACTTGTGCCAGCTTCTGTCCAGGCTAAAGCACCTGCTCTCATTAGCGTTACCGGTTTGCTCCATCACAGATGTTGCTGCAAATGTGGAAAAGCCTCCCACGGCATCTAATTTGGTGCCCCAAACGTTTGGAAGGAAAGTTCGGATTGGGATACAGACATATCCAAGGAACTTAGCAGACCAGGCAAATCAGAAGATAGAGTCTTCAGTATTCTGGGCTCTGATGGGAAGCCTCCGATTTTTGGAAACCTTGGAAATAATTGGGTCCAGTTTTTCCTCTGCCATGCCCCGCAACGAGCCAGCAATTCGGAACTCGTTGCCTCCTTGTGTCCGGGCACAAAGCGTGGGGGATTCAGAGGTGGCTGCCATTAGCCAATTGACTTACTTGCAGAGCCTCACCTTAGCACAACTGCCAAATATTCTTACTGGCTCTGGGCTTATTAACATTGGATTGCAGTGCCAGCATTTGCGGACTCTTTCGTTGGCCAACCTGGGCATGATGGGGAAGATGGTCTATATGTCTGCTCTCATGGACATGCTGAAACACTGCAAGTGTTTGAGAGATCTCAG GCTGGAACAGCCATACTTCTGTGCCGGCGCCCAGTTCTTCCAGGCACTGAGTCATTGCTCCTCTCTCCAGCGGCTTTGCATCGTCTCCCGGAGTGGGACTCTGCAGTCTGACGCAGTGATGTCATTCATGGCCAACTGCCTTGAGGTCATCATGTGCCACATGTTTATGGGAGAATCTCTTACCGTTTGCAAAAATCTCCAGCAATCTATTGTCCGGAG
- the FBXL18 gene encoding F-box/LRR-repeat protein 18 isoform X1, whose amino-acid sequence MFRCGEEIVSGENEEESNGVNLMEFSDEILLHILSYVPCTDLVLNVRRTCRKLATLCLDKSLTHTVTLQKDYKVNKDKVKQLMRDIGKEIYQLNMAGCYWLPSSTIDHVTRCKNLVKLNLSGCHVTSLRLSKMLSTLQHLRSLAIDVNPGFDASQLSSECKATLSRVLELKQTLYTPSYGVVPCCTSLEKLLLYFEILDRSREGFMLSGQLMVGESNVPHYQNLRVFYARLAPGYVNQEVVRLYLAVLSDRTPENLHAFLISAPGSFAETGATKNLLDSMARNVRLDALQLPKAWINGSGLLQHLKFNNPFYFSFSRCTLSGGHLIQRVINGGKDLKSLTSLNLSGCVHCLAPESLFRKAEDDIDSSILESLVVSCCNLRHLNLSAAHHHSSESIGNHLCQLLSRLKHLLSLALPVCSITDVAANVEKPPTASNLVPQTFGRKVRIGIQTYPRNLADQANQKIESSVFWALMGSLRFLETLEIIGSSFSSAMPRNEPAIRNSLPPCVRAQSVGDSEVAAISQLTYLQSLTLAQLPNILTGSGLINIGLQCQHLRTLSLANLGMMGKMVYMSALMDMLKHCKCLRDLRLEQPYFCAGAQFFQALSHCSSLQRLCIVSRSGTLQSDAVMSFMANCLEVIMCHMFMGESLTVCKNLQQSIVRRCGCTGGFGSQKRLGLIQGEQTGFSCAVVLEDASRRTALH is encoded by the exons ATGTTCCGCTGTGGAGAG GAGATCGTAAGTGGGGAGAACGAGGAGGAAAGTAATGGTGTCAACTTGATGGAGTTCTCAGATGAGATCCTTTTGCACATCCTCAGCTATGTCCCTTGCACAGACCTTGTCCTGAATGTCAGGAGAACCTGCAGGAAACTCGCAACGCTTTGCCTTGACAAAAGTCTAACCCATACAGTTACACTTCAGAAAGACTATAAG GTAAACAAAGACAAAGTGAAGCAACTGATGAGGGATATCGGAAAAGAGATTTACCAGCTGAACATGGCTGGTTGCTATTGGCTGCCCAGCTCCACTATTGATCATGTAACACGGTGCAAGAACCTGGTAAAACTGAACTTGTCTGGGTGCCACGTCACCTCTCTCCGTCTCTCAAAGATGCTGTCCACGCTCCAGCACCTGCGCTCCCTGGCGATAGATGTAAATCCGGGTTTCGATGCCAGTCAGCTAAGCAGTGAGTGTAAAGCCACTCTTAGCCGTGTCTTGGAATTGAAGCAAACTCTTTACACGCCATCATATGGTGTCGTTCCGTGCTGCACTAGCCTTGAgaaactgctgctttattttgagATCCTTGATCGCTCACGAGAAGGTTTTATGCTCTCTGGGCAGCTAATGGTAGGTGAGAGCAATGTGCCCCATTACCAGAACCTCCGCGTCTTCTATGCCAGGCTGGCTCCTGGCTACGTTAATCAGGAGGTGGTGAGGCTGTACTTGGCGGTGCTAAGTGATCGGACACCTGAGAACCTTCACGCCTTCCTTATTTCTGCCCCCGGTAGCTTTGCGGAGACGGGAGCCACTAAAAACCTCCTGGACTCTATGGCTCGAAATGTACGTCTGGATGCTTTACAATTGCCCAAAGCCTGGATTAATGGCTCTGGGCTCCTGCAACACTTGAAGTTCAACAACCCTTTCTACTTCAGCTTTAGCCGATGCACCTTATCTGGTGGTCACCTGATCCAGAGGGTTATTAATGGTGGGAAGGATCTTAAAAGCTTGACCAGTTTGAATCTCAGTGGCTGCGTTCACTGTCTGGCTCCGGAGTCCTTGTTTCGAAAAGCGGAAGATGACATTGACAGTAGCATTCTGGAAAGCCTGGTAGTGTCTTGCTGCAACCTGAGACACCTGAACCTCTCTGCAGCTCACCATCACAGCTCAGAAAGCATAGGGAATCACTTGTGCCAGCTTCTGTCCAGGCTAAAGCACCTGCTCTCATTAGCGTTACCGGTTTGCTCCATCACAGATGTTGCTGCAAATGTGGAAAAGCCTCCCACGGCATCTAATTTGGTGCCCCAAACGTTTGGAAGGAAAGTTCGGATTGGGATACAGACATATCCAAGGAACTTAGCAGACCAGGCAAATCAGAAGATAGAGTCTTCAGTATTCTGGGCTCTGATGGGAAGCCTCCGATTTTTGGAAACCTTGGAAATAATTGGGTCCAGTTTTTCCTCTGCCATGCCCCGCAACGAGCCAGCAATTCGGAACTCGTTGCCTCCTTGTGTCCGGGCACAAAGCGTGGGGGATTCAGAGGTGGCTGCCATTAGCCAATTGACTTACTTGCAGAGCCTCACCTTAGCACAACTGCCAAATATTCTTACTGGCTCTGGGCTTATTAACATTGGATTGCAGTGCCAGCATTTGCGGACTCTTTCGTTGGCCAACCTGGGCATGATGGGGAAGATGGTCTATATGTCTGCTCTCATGGACATGCTGAAACACTGCAAGTGTTTGAGAGATCTCAG GCTGGAACAGCCATACTTCTGTGCCGGCGCCCAGTTCTTCCAGGCACTGAGTCATTGCTCCTCTCTCCAGCGGCTTTGCATCGTCTCCCGGAGTGGGACTCTGCAGTCTGACGCAGTGATGTCATTCATGGCCAACTGCCTTGAGGTCATCATGTGCCACATGTTTATGGGAGAATCTCTTACCGTTTGCAAAAATCTCCAGCAATCTATTGTCCGGAG